The Peribacillus simplex genome contains a region encoding:
- a CDS encoding MFS transporter has protein sequence MLSSFGILKNKNFSLLITSESTSLFGTLFLNVALSLYVLKMTGSPEKFASVLALGIFPHIILGSVSGIFADKFNKKVWVITFDILRGVLCLGLFLYSLNGTISMPLIYFTVLFIASCDILFAPMFMSILPTIVPEEKLVDANSISRTLNETMKILAPLLGTLVYTMVGLGTVFLVNGLSFFISAITIYIMKLPKKAPSTGKKLTFIKDISEGFRVIYADKRLMSVVSNAFLTHTFLYPFLFVGIPYIIVNIMGGKNTDYGIVESVTTVGSIMAIFVVPLTKHLGVANNIGLGLLGMLVPVGFLIFLGNRNFIELLAGNSFYIVGYFSIINFILFLSFSFYVVYFASYYQSKVPRESYGRFIASVIVMNGIGKVAGFKVVGMLFAMDSLIYPVIFLAIGFLLKLAVHIPFMVITKNLEKHSKVEVSTGV, from the coding sequence ATGCTATCAAGTTTTGGAATTCTCAAAAATAAAAACTTTTCGCTTTTAATTACATCTGAATCTACTTCTTTGTTTGGAACGCTGTTCCTTAATGTTGCATTATCTTTGTATGTTTTAAAGATGACAGGATCTCCTGAAAAATTTGCCTCTGTCTTGGCATTAGGGATTTTTCCACACATCATATTGGGATCTGTCTCTGGAATTTTTGCTGATAAGTTTAATAAAAAGGTCTGGGTAATTACATTTGATATTCTCAGAGGGGTTCTATGCCTAGGTTTATTCTTATATAGCTTAAATGGAACAATAAGTATGCCACTAATTTACTTTACGGTGCTTTTCATAGCAAGCTGCGATATTTTGTTCGCGCCTATGTTTATGTCTATTTTACCAACGATAGTCCCTGAAGAAAAATTAGTTGATGCAAATTCAATTAGTCGAACGCTTAATGAGACTATGAAGATACTAGCTCCACTACTAGGAACTCTAGTTTATACGATGGTTGGTTTAGGTACCGTATTTTTAGTAAATGGACTTAGTTTTTTTATCTCCGCTATAACAATATATATAATGAAACTTCCAAAAAAAGCTCCATCAACTGGAAAGAAACTTACCTTTATAAAGGATATTTCGGAGGGTTTTAGAGTTATATATGCAGATAAACGCTTGATGTCAGTAGTATCCAATGCCTTTTTGACGCATACATTCCTATACCCATTTTTATTTGTTGGTATACCTTATATCATAGTAAATATTATGGGTGGAAAAAATACAGATTATGGTATTGTTGAATCGGTTACTACCGTTGGTTCAATTATGGCTATTTTTGTGGTTCCACTAACGAAACATCTAGGAGTTGCCAATAATATTGGTTTGGGATTATTAGGAATGCTTGTACCGGTCGGATTTTTAATTTTCCTTGGTAATCGTAACTTTATTGAGTTATTAGCAGGCAATTCATTTTATATTGTTGGTTATTTTAGTATTATCAATTTCATATTATTTCTTTCCTTTAGCTTCTATGTGGTTTATTTTGCTTCATATTATCAGTCTAAAGTACCTCGTGAATCTTATGGTAGATTTATTGCTAGTGTAATTGTTATGAATGGTATTGGGAAAGTTGCAGGATTTAAAGTTGTGGGGATGTTGTTCGCCATGGACTCGTTGATTTACCCTGTAATATTTTTAGCGATCGGCTTCTTATTGAAATTAGCTGTCCACATTCCATTTATGGTAATAACAAAAAATCTCGAAAAACATAGTAAAGTGGAAGTAAGTACAGGAGTTTAA
- the fabD gene encoding ACP S-malonyltransferase codes for MIAYIFPGQGSQYVGMGSSLIDKYSIAKETFDQANEVLGFDLSSLMLEGEMSQLTQTENAQPALLTLSMSISRVLQKEFNVVPDYLLGHSLGEYSALCSGGVLKFEDALLIVRKRGLLMQDAVKNGLGIMTAVANIASSRVEEVCKEVSTLDHPVSIGCFNGPNQVVISGHQHSVKQVEEMLSQEGAILTPLKVSASFHSPLMKDASDKLEEFLLNFNFSRSEGPIISNVTGQPHIDEPNEYIKLLKRQMVEPVMWEKSIKFLHQKGVNNAIELGSKTVLTNLMASITKDISCISFEKPDDLLKVKGVITRYLPPAFLDKSLAIAVATKNQNWDEDEYHSGVVLPYQKVKKLAQTIEKEDRNPTVEEMFLAIEMLQSVFRTKKVQDKEQTERIDELLKVTKTEHLLKAYIS; via the coding sequence ATGATCGCATATATTTTTCCAGGTCAAGGTTCACAATATGTGGGCATGGGTAGTTCTCTCATCGATAAATACAGCATTGCTAAAGAAACATTTGATCAAGCAAACGAGGTCTTAGGTTTTGATCTTAGCTCTCTAATGTTAGAAGGTGAAATGTCACAATTAACACAGACTGAAAATGCTCAGCCAGCATTATTGACGCTTAGTATGTCTATTTCTAGAGTTCTTCAAAAAGAGTTTAATGTAGTTCCGGATTATTTGTTAGGGCACAGTCTTGGAGAGTATTCGGCTCTATGTTCTGGTGGGGTTTTAAAATTTGAAGATGCTCTATTAATCGTAAGAAAACGAGGCCTTTTAATGCAGGACGCAGTAAAGAACGGATTAGGTATTATGACTGCTGTTGCGAATATCGCAAGCTCGAGAGTAGAGGAAGTATGTAAGGAAGTATCTACTTTAGATCATCCTGTATCAATTGGCTGCTTTAATGGACCTAATCAGGTGGTGATTTCTGGTCATCAACATTCTGTTAAGCAAGTAGAAGAAATGTTATCTCAAGAAGGTGCCATTCTTACCCCTCTAAAAGTTAGCGCTTCTTTTCATAGTCCTTTAATGAAAGATGCATCAGACAAGTTAGAGGAATTTCTTTTAAATTTTAACTTTTCCCGTTCAGAGGGACCTATTATTTCAAACGTTACGGGTCAACCTCATATTGATGAGCCAAATGAATATATTAAGCTGTTAAAAAGACAAATGGTTGAACCTGTAATGTGGGAGAAATCAATTAAATTCCTTCATCAAAAAGGAGTAAACAATGCTATTGAGCTTGGATCTAAGACTGTTTTAACTAACTTAATGGCAAGCATCACAAAAGATATTAGTTGTATATCTTTTGAAAAACCAGATGATTTATTAAAGGTTAAAGGTGTGATTACTAGATATCTACCACCTGCATTTTTAGATAAAAGTTTGGCTATTGCAGTAGCTACAAAAAATCAAAACTGGGATGAAGATGAGTACCATTCAGGAGTTGTGCTACCTTATCAAAAGGTGAAAAAGCTAGCTCAAACAATCGAAAAAGAAGACAGGAATCCTACAGTTGAAGAAATGTTCTTGGCAATCGAAATGCTTCAATCAGTTTTTCGAACCAAAAAAGTCCAAGATAAAGAGCAAACTGAGCGAATTGATGAATTATTGAAGGTCACCAAAACTGAGCATCTCTTGAAAGCGTATATTAGCTGA
- a CDS encoding 4'-phosphopantetheinyl transferase family protein: MEIYAVNIEGFNEFNFEYTTYNHILSKQTLGKAKNYKHYKDSIRTIVGELLVHYIYLQNQKEVSTPLVILRNEYGKPYCNETAFHFNVSHSGSWVVCIVDTKRVGIDIELMTDIDYEALISLFHSFEIQEMKETTSEKDYFYKLWTIKESIIKNIGKGLSIPLNSFYASLNQQVTTIHFEESTLNDTKFHVKMFYFQENYKLAACALHDKFPESISFLDASKILSFLMNDSRLPK; encoded by the coding sequence ATGGAAATTTACGCAGTTAACATTGAGGGGTTTAATGAATTTAATTTTGAATACACAACATACAATCACATTTTATCAAAACAAACCCTAGGGAAAGCAAAAAATTATAAACACTATAAAGATAGTATTAGAACTATAGTCGGTGAATTATTAGTTCACTATATCTATCTCCAGAACCAGAAAGAGGTTTCCACCCCCCTAGTGATACTACGAAATGAATATGGCAAACCATATTGTAATGAAACAGCTTTCCATTTTAACGTCTCACATTCTGGTAGTTGGGTTGTTTGCATTGTCGATACTAAACGAGTGGGTATAGATATTGAACTAATGACAGATATAGACTACGAAGCTTTAATTTCACTTTTTCACTCTTTTGAAATCCAAGAAATGAAGGAAACAACTAGTGAAAAGGATTATTTTTACAAACTCTGGACGATAAAAGAAAGTATCATAAAAAATATTGGAAAAGGTTTAAGTATTCCATTAAACAGCTTTTACGCCAGTCTAAACCAACAAGTAACGACTATCCATTTTGAAGAAAGCACATTGAATGACACTAAATTTCATGTGAAAATGTTTTATTTTCAAGAAAATTATAAGCTAGCAGCTTGTGCCCTTCATGATAAATTTCCTGAATCTATTAGTTTCTTAGATGCATCTAAAATTTTATCTTTTCTCATGAACGACAGTAGACTTCCAAAATAA
- a CDS encoding beta-ketoacyl synthase N-terminal-like domain-containing protein translates to MSLLDLGNVKKDSSLIKEVDNKDIAIIGMDAYYPNASSYNEFWNALANNKDSSGVFPYSRRSDTEKYLKYKDQYKKNTDYFFGSYLDEVDKFDYKYFQLTPKEANLMDPNQRLLLQSVWKALEDSGYGGNKIYGSNTGVFVTAESRKGLSYQQLIQDVDPESVASSLPGNSVSMMPGRISYLLDLHGPAMVVDSACSSGLAAIHLAANMLRKGEIDLAIAGGVKLNFLPLDGGLRVGIESSDGRTQAFSDHSTGTTIGEGVVAFILKPLSKALRDNDNIHAVIKGSSMKHDGRAIGVTAPNARAQEQLLVSAWKEAGINPEDISYIETHGTGTNLGDPIEVDGISNAFQQFTTKKQFCGIGSVKSNYAHTDNLAGMTGLLKCVMSLKNKQLPSSLYFDKPNQKIDFENSPVFVNDRLNHWEAGRNARLCGVSSFGMSGTICHLVLEEGPLRNKKNKEDNAGKYIFTLSAKSESSLKHLISEYDSYLKGNVESTIQDICYTASVGRGHYHYRLAILTDSVDDLKEKLENINSVDHISEIKNQGNGISYSYIDKKGQNKEYDVSMDLSSDMLKDLAEEYVNGANVDFSKLYCKKSVYKVSLPTYQFDKEKCWVDIPESTLQIGKSLSPEVEEVHQEIIAFLDTQNDSDQFKKWKKVLTNESLHEMKDQQKAKKYTLKGRDSIEEYSSAEVEIAEAWYSALGVKVVDINEDFFELGGDSFIAVQLISELNNKYQVALNDIFTQRTIKQLANKITEKNNDNVYEKLDKLVQVSNEVDDLEDAHKDYLDTEKFKYMEQLEGYKGKNLHQKNNYQNILLTGSTGYLGIYLLGDLLDHTNANIHLLIRADNQQHAEEKLLINWRNYFPAKDITNLFNKRLHVVLGDLSTNDFGLNENQYTDLAKKVDCIIHSAGLVKHFGEYSSFENVNVNGTKRLVDFAKVGMKKDFNLVSSTAVARGKVKDKEYVLFSEFDTNIGQNINNPYGVSKFEAEKIVLESRKEGIKANLFRVGNIMFDSKTGQFQSNIESNGLYTIIRAMIKMNIFPNVKREELDFSFIDYVSKSIVLLFNRTELSNEIHHIFNPRRSSLFEISQVVKQRVGELEVTDYNLFIKFIKDHYNDSSYSSYINHLLLHFGIFDYFGRQDTTHYSIVSDKTELLLNELGLEWKKPSKDQIHSMLDHCEKVNFI, encoded by the coding sequence ATGTCTTTACTTGATTTAGGAAACGTTAAAAAAGATTCATCCCTTATAAAGGAAGTAGACAATAAAGATATAGCTATTATTGGAATGGATGCTTACTACCCTAATGCATCTTCTTACAATGAATTTTGGAATGCTCTTGCAAATAATAAGGATAGTTCAGGTGTTTTTCCATATTCAAGAAGAAGTGATACAGAAAAGTATTTAAAATATAAAGATCAGTACAAAAAAAACACTGATTATTTCTTCGGCTCCTATCTTGATGAAGTAGATAAATTTGATTATAAATACTTTCAACTTACCCCGAAGGAAGCAAACCTTATGGATCCCAATCAGAGGCTCCTTCTTCAATCGGTTTGGAAAGCTTTAGAAGATTCCGGTTATGGAGGAAATAAGATTTACGGGTCGAATACAGGTGTATTTGTGACAGCAGAAAGTAGGAAAGGGTTAAGTTATCAGCAGTTAATTCAAGATGTGGATCCAGAGTCTGTAGCATCTTCACTTCCAGGAAATTCAGTATCTATGATGCCTGGACGAATTTCTTATTTACTAGATTTGCATGGTCCAGCTATGGTAGTAGACAGTGCTTGTTCATCTGGACTTGCAGCCATCCACCTTGCTGCAAACATGTTAAGAAAGGGTGAAATTGACCTAGCGATTGCAGGTGGCGTGAAGCTTAATTTCTTACCGCTTGATGGGGGTCTTCGAGTAGGTATCGAGTCTTCAGATGGAAGAACTCAAGCATTTTCGGATCATTCCACAGGAACAACTATTGGTGAAGGGGTAGTAGCATTTATACTTAAACCTCTATCTAAAGCTCTAAGAGATAATGATAATATTCACGCTGTTATTAAAGGAAGTTCAATGAAGCATGATGGGCGAGCAATAGGAGTAACGGCGCCTAACGCTCGAGCTCAGGAGCAGCTTTTAGTGAGTGCTTGGAAAGAAGCGGGCATTAACCCAGAAGACATATCTTATATTGAAACACACGGTACGGGTACCAACCTAGGAGATCCCATTGAAGTCGATGGTATATCCAATGCATTTCAACAGTTTACTACTAAAAAACAATTTTGTGGAATTGGTTCTGTAAAAAGTAATTATGCTCATACAGATAATCTTGCGGGAATGACAGGGTTGTTAAAATGTGTTATGAGTCTAAAAAATAAACAATTACCTTCTTCCCTTTACTTTGACAAGCCGAATCAAAAAATTGATTTTGAAAATTCACCAGTTTTCGTGAACGATCGCTTAAATCACTGGGAAGCTGGCCGAAATGCTCGGTTGTGTGGTGTGAGTTCATTTGGTATGAGTGGAACAATTTGTCATTTAGTACTGGAAGAAGGACCATTAAGAAACAAAAAGAACAAGGAAGACAATGCAGGAAAATATATCTTTACCTTATCTGCCAAAAGTGAAAGCAGCTTAAAACACTTAATTAGTGAATACGATTCCTACTTGAAGGGGAATGTAGAAAGCACTATACAAGATATTTGCTACACAGCAAGTGTAGGAAGAGGTCATTATCACTATCGTCTAGCTATACTAACAGATTCAGTGGATGATTTAAAAGAGAAGTTGGAGAATATAAATTCTGTAGATCATATATCTGAAATTAAAAATCAAGGGAATGGAATTTCTTACTCTTATATAGATAAAAAAGGTCAAAACAAAGAGTATGATGTATCAATGGATTTATCGTCTGATATGCTTAAAGATCTAGCAGAAGAATACGTAAATGGAGCAAATGTTGATTTTAGTAAACTTTATTGTAAAAAGAGTGTTTACAAGGTTAGCTTACCAACATATCAATTCGACAAAGAAAAGTGTTGGGTTGATATTCCTGAGTCTACTCTTCAAATAGGTAAATCTCTATCTCCAGAGGTTGAGGAAGTACACCAAGAAATCATAGCATTTTTAGACACTCAAAATGACAGTGATCAATTTAAAAAGTGGAAAAAAGTCTTAACGAATGAAAGCCTTCACGAAATGAAAGATCAACAAAAGGCAAAGAAATATACATTAAAAGGTAGAGACTCAATCGAGGAATATTCAAGTGCGGAGGTTGAAATTGCGGAAGCATGGTATTCAGCCTTAGGAGTAAAAGTAGTAGATATAAATGAAGATTTCTTCGAACTAGGAGGAGATTCTTTCATTGCAGTACAGTTGATTTCTGAACTAAATAACAAATACCAAGTAGCATTAAATGATATTTTTACTCAACGTACAATAAAGCAGTTAGCTAATAAAATTACTGAAAAGAATAATGATAATGTCTATGAAAAACTAGACAAGTTAGTGCAGGTCTCGAATGAAGTAGACGACTTGGAAGATGCTCATAAGGATTACTTAGACACTGAGAAGTTTAAATATATGGAACAATTAGAAGGTTATAAAGGCAAGAATCTACACCAAAAAAATAATTATCAAAACATTCTTTTGACTGGATCAACTGGATATCTTGGTATCTATTTATTAGGAGATTTATTAGATCATACGAATGCCAATATCCATCTTCTAATTAGAGCAGATAATCAACAACATGCAGAAGAAAAATTACTTATTAATTGGAGAAACTATTTCCCTGCAAAGGATATTACTAACCTATTCAATAAAAGGTTACATGTAGTATTGGGAGATTTGAGTACGAATGATTTTGGTTTAAATGAAAATCAGTATACAGATTTAGCTAAAAAAGTTGATTGTATCATTCACTCAGCTGGTTTAGTAAAACACTTTGGTGAATATTCTTCATTTGAGAACGTCAATGTTAATGGTACGAAGCGCTTGGTTGATTTTGCGAAGGTTGGTATGAAAAAAGATTTCAACCTTGTCTCCTCTACCGCTGTTGCCAGAGGAAAAGTGAAAGACAAAGAATATGTTTTATTTAGTGAATTTGATACAAACATCGGACAAAATATTAATAATCCTTACGGCGTAAGTAAATTTGAAGCTGAAAAGATTGTACTTGAATCTCGTAAAGAAGGTATTAAAGCAAACCTTTTTAGAGTAGGCAATATCATGTTTGATTCTAAAACCGGGCAATTTCAGTCAAATATTGAATCGAATGGTCTTTACACGATTATTCGTGCAATGATAAAGATGAACATCTTCCCGAATGTAAAAAGAGAAGAGCTGGATTTTTCTTTTATTGATTATGTTAGTAAAAGTATAGTTTTATTGTTTAACCGTACAGAATTAAGTAATGAAATACATCATATATTCAACCCACGTAGGAGTAGCTTATTTGAAATTTCACAAGTAGTTAAGCAGAGGGTAGGAGAGTTGGAAGTCACTGATTATAACCTATTTATTAAATTTATCAAAGATCATTATAACGACAGCTCATATTCTTCATACATTAATCATCTCTTATTACATTTTGGTATCTTTGATTATTTTGGACGCCAAGATACAACTCATTATTCTATTGTATCTGATAAAACAGAGCTGTTATTGAATGAGCTAGGGTTAGAGTGGAAAAAACCTTCTAAAGATCAAATTCATAGTATGTTGGATCATTGTGAGAAAGTAAATTTCATATAA